The segment TGTAGGCAATAGAAAGATGAGCTCACTGTGATACCAGTGGCAAGCATAACTGCAGAAGAAAGGTGTAACAGCACAGTGACGATTAACGAAACCAAACCTGTAAAAAAGAAGTAACCAGAACAGGACTACAGCCTGAAGAATAGCTCCAACCGAAACGATAGATGTAGCTGAATGAAGCCCAGAGGTCAAACGTCCAGCAACCAATGAACACTGCAGTGTCAGGTAACCATCAAAAGTCAGCTAAAACATAAATTATGGCATTTTCAATAGTTTAGCATGatatagattagttatagataaCTGGGAAACAAGATATGCCATACTTTCACAAAGCAATAGCAACAGTAGGACCCTAGGGAAAGGATAATAGAGAGTTCATAGTGAAATGGCATCAGGCTATGCTAACAACTTTAGTGATTTAAACTTACAACAACATCGGCTGCACCATATATTGCCATGGCTCCGCCAACGCCAGAGATGCCAAGCACAGGTGTTACAATATTTTTCGTGAATACAGCCCTAAAAATTACACAGCATTATCTTACAGAGCACATAATAAGAAATCAAACAGCAACAAATGTCGAAAGGCAATATGCGCTACAAAGTACTTACCATACAAATGCCTGTTGTAATCCTGAATATGCAATAAGAGGGATGATAAGAATCATCCTTCGGTCCTTGAGAGGGGCAACAATATACTTCATCATAGCCCCAAATGAGGAATGTGTTGGAGCATTATTTCCTTTCTCGTCCCTTTTGGAAAGTAAACACATTAATATAATGCCGACAATCATGCAGCCAAGAAACACAACAAACAGCAGACTTTTCCCCGTGACACTTCCTCCATCCTGGAGTAACAAGGAATCACATGATCAAGCATGATTTTTATTAAGAACATAAAAGgtttcaaaatttaacaaaagtCATACAGACTTTTAACTAGTATATTGATGAACAGTTTGAACAAATACTTTTGGGGGTTTAGACTTTTGAGTATTGCTAACCTCAGGAGTCAGGGCATCTTATAATAGTTAAGTCCATGGAAAATTAGAGTAGGACAGCtaatattttagatatttattttaaaatgtacatctaaaagataaagattaagatttATTTTCAGTAGTGCTCATTGCAATTATTCTATAGTTCTCTTGTAGTGTGCTGCAATATTTTTGTTTGCAATCATTATTTTGTTACAACTAATATATCGATGCATTTTGATACAATTTTGTAAACCTAGCAGAACACATATTTTGAATTGGGTATAGAGGTACAACAGAAGTTTCCAGGATAGAATAAAAGAAACAATGGGACTCTCCAGTTAACATCAGAACTATATTTTCTCTTACTGCAACAAATCATGATGCTAAAAGTACGTATCATGAAGTTCACTTTAGTTACTAGTTAGCGGtacacaatatataacaaatgaCAGTCCAGGATATTCTGATAAGACATGAGAAGATCAAAATTAAGATGCTAACCTTTCCATCTCTCAGTAGTGCAAGAGAGATCAAATTTCCAATGACCTGCATAATTCAAATGTAAATAGTCAAAGACACCTTGTATCTGTAGAGCCCACATGTGCAGAAAGAAATAGATGCTACACTTGAGTTATGAAGAACAGATACTAAAATATGTCTTGGCAAGTTTTGGTGGAGAATAGCTTTGTACAACCATACCTGTGTGCTAGCAAACATTCCCCAGAACTCTCCATTGAAGTTCCCCAAAGTTTGGCCTTCAGGCAAATTATTGTCTCTTGCATGACTGAGGGCAGCAGACGTGAGATATGTACCCTGCAGTGTGAGATATATTATGTGAGCTGGATTACTGGATACCAGAGAAGACTTATCAAGCACACTGTCAAGTAAATACCTGCCCAACCCAGATGATCGATGCAGTAAAACCCAGATACAGGGAGGCTGGCACCATTGTGTACCTGATAATTTGTTGCACAAATTAAAATCCGTATATAGAATCTCAGAATATGTTAAACATAAAGGATTCATTTCTAATAGTATTTTGTGTACCTGACAATTTGTTGCACAAATTAACATCCATATATAGAATCTCAGCATATGTTAAACATAAAGGATTCATTTCTAATAGTATTTTGCACAGCTGAAATATTTCATAGTATAATAGAAAGCACATCAACTAGGGCCAGAATCCATCGGCCATCCATATTTGTATGAGAGTGCTATATATTAAAGAAGAAAATGAAACATTGTTGCTGGTAAATACTCCCtacgttttttaatagatgacgccgttgacttttgaaCACATGTTTattcattcatcttattcaaaaattttatgcaaatgtataagatataaataatgcttaaaatactttgagtgataaaacaattcacaaaaaaataattagataacattttttgaataaaacaaatgatcaaacgtgtGACAAAAAGTCAACTACGTCATCAATTAAAAAACTGAGGTAGTAgcatagtaaaaaaaacttGTCGATTGTTTTAACTAATTTGCTGTATGGGCTCTCAGCTACACCAAAAAGGGTAACAGAGCATTTAATTATCAGAAAATGAAAATGCATTCCGTGCACAACCAAACACTTACAGTAGACTGGTGAGACGAGCTACACTACACCGCCAAATTAAAACCATATGATCGATTAACAACAGTAGTACCCGTGTCTGAGCAAAAGGAGCATCATATCAACACGGTCTAGCTaggcatttcatcaaacaggCGTGAGGCATCCAAACCAGCACGCCCAATTAGGCACCAGCGATACCATGCGGACCATGTCAAAAATCAAAACCATGGGATCCGTAGACGAAGGCGTCAAAACCCAAAACCATGGGATCCGTAGGCGAAGGCGAGCGTACGGCCGCACGCACCATGTCGGGACGAGGTTGGCGAGGATGAAGATGACGTAGCCGCTGGTGCCGACGACGAGCGCGCGCTTGGAGCCGAGCCACGTGACCACGGGCGACGCGGCCACCGAGAAGAGCGTGAAGGAGGTGTACAGAATCCCCATGGACACCGTGCCCAGGTCGCCCTCCTGCGGCCAGCATCATCCACGGATCAGGAAAGGCGGCGATCGAGATCAGCTCGACCgatcgacgacgaggaggacgaggacgaggaccgAGGAGGGACGAGATGGCACACTCACGGTGTTGACCGAGCTCTCGAGGTTCTGCGCGGCGCAGTaggcggagaagacgaagaggaaCGCGGCGGAGAGGACGTGCAGGTCGCCGGCGTGGCTACGGCGGTGGCCCGAGTAACCcaacggcgcggcgccggcgaggagcggcgccgcggccgcctcctcctcctcgtcgcggtGGTGGCCTCCTCGCGCGTCCATGgcccgcggcggaggcggaagctTCTAGAAGCGATCGATCCGCGCGGCTTGAGGCGGGAAGCTCCTTCTAGAAGGCCTTTTATAGAGCGGGTAGAGTGAGGTAGCgaggggatgggaggggagcggaggcgacgaggcgcggaggcggaggtggggcccacatggcagtggcTCGAAGCCGCGGGGTTTGTCCCCACCTGCAGGTAACTGCTTTGGCGTTTCCTTCCTGTCCCCGCCTCTTGTCATTTTGTCAGTGGCCTACTGGCcttggaagattttttttttctagttacttCCAATTTTTCAACTAACAAGGACCACTTGGCATCAGGATAGAGATCAGTCGACTGCATCATGCCTTTGTCACTAATAAATAAGCCCGACGACACATCAGGTTCACATATCAGTGACAAAGGCACGGTGTAGTGGACAGTGACTGAAGAGGATCCCAATCGCTTGGCATAAATGGTGGATGAAGTTCAGCTTCgtttacacaaatttttaaaaaacgaTGGTAGAAAGTAGAGATGTTTGATTCAAGGTAAAGTTAGAAAGACAAGTAATTTAAATGAGAGTAAATCGTTTTTCCTATCTTGCCGATTGTATTCTCTTATGCTGTGTTTGGTAATGGGAGTTAGGGAACTCTCCCAAACAAGTAAAATGAAGCGGTTCCGTTCGTTAGTCATGAAAAGGGTGGATTAAATTTTAGATTAAGgttgcacgtttttcaaactgctaaacggtgtgtttcgtgcgaaaactttctatatgaaagttgttctaaaatatcagattaatcctttttcaagtttgaaataattaaaacttaattaatcacacgttattaccatcttgttttatgtgaaacacttaatctttatcttcatctttattttcAAGAGATTCAAACAATattatgagtatgcatgattttGGATTATTGGCTTAGGTATAGTGTAGACTAAGATTCAAAGACTAAAAATTTagacaaattttgctacatggCACTCAAAGTTTGTGTAATTTGCTAGGGGATATCGTAAAAACGTGCTACAGCTGAAAAACACTTTAAAACTAGCAATTTGCTAGAACACATTTTCAATCCAATTAGAGAGAGAACTTTTTAGAATAACGAGAATGATCCTGAGACTCTAAAATGATCCCATCCTAAAAACAAGGATGAGTCCAACCCATCTTACCTCATCCTCAAATCAAACACATGCGAAGCTGCCTGCAACCCCTGTGTTGTTATgctcttggattttttttcaaggatgGCAGTGACAGTGGCTGGCCGTTGGTTCATATCCTAATCCAATGCTGCCGTTGGAGCTAAATAGTTAATCGCATCCATTTGCAGCTCAAGCAGTATCATACAATTTGGGGGATCTTCTTTGTCAGGTGACGCATCTGATCAAATCATGGAACTACTAATTAAACCATCTGCCTCTCCAACAAAAAAACTAAACCATCAGCTGCCGACGAGATTATCCTACTCTGATGATAATTTGCTCCGGATTCGTCGCCCGTTTGAGCCAAAAGTTTCAGCTCGGATTCATCCTTACTTTCTTGGTGCAAAATGCTGCAGCTTCTGGTCGGCAACTTGGCAGTCGGCAGTTGGCAGTGGGCAATGcatgttcagaacttcagatgaATCAGATCGTTGCGTTTCAGGCTCAGCTCGGTCACTCTACTTCTTTTCGTTGCCTAATGCATAGAAACAAGCCGCTATATGTGATTCGCTTATATTTCATCGATTCAAAAAGAGAAgatatcacaattcacaagttATCGGTATATGGAAGGACTGCAATGAATTTGGAGATAGGCCATCTAGCGTTGTTGAGAAATATCCGCCGAACTGATTCATCTAAACTTTAGGAAAGGTATTTTTGGTGTTTCGAGGCTACGATTTATAAGTTGAAGAGACAttggctatgtttagttcctttcaaacttccaactttttcgtcagatcaaatgtttggacacatgaagcattaaatatagatgaaaaaaacaattacacagtttgcatgtaaattgagagatgaatcttttgagcctaattacatcataatttgataatgtgatgctacaactaatgatagattaattaggcttattagtctacatttaatacttcaattgTGTGTTCGTAtacgtcaatttttttttgccaaaacaaaTAAACACCTAAACATGGCCATTATCAACATTCTTATAGTATAGACAGGCAATCGGATCTTTCAAACAAATGAAGACACGTGATCAATGTtatgaaaaatacatttttaacACGAGAATTTTATGCTTTTACTCTTACCGGTCACAAGTCAAAACTGAGTGACAAAAGCGATAAAATAACCTAAATTgtttctaaaattcaaaattggcTACGGCTCAACTGCGAGTGTAGATAATCAAGACAAATCTTTAATTTAAACGCTTCCGATAGTAAGGCCCTGGCCGGCTGTCAAGCAAATGCTAATCTAACCCCAAAAATAAAATGACGAAATCATTTTTGCAAATACCACCCCCGGGATTCCTTCATTATTCAACTCACTCCCAAATCCCCATTTTCTTCTAGCTAAACAAGTCAGATGAACCGTCAgaattcagaaaaagaaatcagTCAGACTCGTCTGAATTTCTGAATTATTCAAAGTTTCATCCATTCCACTATTCGCTAGTGCTAATCTACGCTGTgatagggaggaggaggaggaagggatcGAGCAGGTTGGTTAGGTTTTACCAGGAGGGGACGAGGTTGGCGGCGATGAAGAGGAGGTAGCCGGAGGTGCCGAGCACGAGCGCGCGCCTGGACCCCATCCGCCGCACCACCGGCGAGCCCACCACCGAGAACGCCGTGAACGACGTGTACAGGAGCCCCAGCGACACCGACCCCAGGTTCTCGTCCTGCAACGCCACCCACCCACCAGCAATGCAAAACACCAAATCCGATCGGATTAATCTGAATCCATGGAGGCCGCGTCtgcgtgatcgatcgatcggtcgaattGAATCGATTCGGCTACCGTGTTGACGGTGCTCTGCAGGTTCTGGGCGGCGTGGtaggcgaggaagacgaagaggaagGCCGAGCTCAGCAGGTGCAGGTCGCGGGTCTGGgacgtcgccgccctcgccgccgccgcggcgccgcgtcCGCCGGATACCAGcggggcggcctcctcctcctcctcgtcgaggGCCACCGCGAGCTCGGCTCCGGCGGGAGCGTGGCCGTCTTCCATGGCGGATTTGGGGGGAGGAGTTGGTGGTGGCGTGGCTTCGGTGCCAAACTGCGTGAGCACTCTGCTCTGCTTGTGATTTgggggaaggggggaggggcTTGTTTTTCTAAATTTAAGGTCTACGAGGGGTGTTTGTGATAAATTAAGTGGTTTCAGGAGAATAGCAGATAGTTTAGGGGGTCTTTGTGAGAATTTTAGCTGTTTCGTGTCCGAAGTCCGAAGAAGTCCGAACCGCCCGATGACAGGCGTTTGTTTGTTTTAAGAGATAGTAGCTTTTATAGGGTGTGCTTAGtttctgaaaaaagttgaaagtttgaagaaaattaagagtttagaaaaaaagttagaaatttatgtgtgtaggaaagtttttagatgtgatgtgatgtgatggaaagttagaagtATGGGGTAGTTGGGGTGAATTAAACACGGccatagagagaaaaaaaaacttcgtgAAATGATATTTGGGCCATCTTAGTCACTTAAATACGGCAAACACGACATCTAACCTAAGCCCATTTTATAGGTGGCAATTAATCTTATGTACCTGGACGGACGGGTATATAGTTATAAatacaaacatatattttaatgagTAGGTTTCACCGTAATAAAACTAACCAATTAAGCTACGCTCGCTTCATTATATAAAATGGTGTTTTGTTGTTAAACAAACATACATATCTAGAGAAATAACTTACTCTTTTATCTTTGTGCAAGTAAAATTTTCCATAAGCTTGATGTGTTTTGAGTAGGGGTGAAATTGAAATATGCATTTTTATAGCTTAGCCCTTTAAGATTGTCTTGGTTGTTTTTGTTGATACTTATGGACAAGTAGACATGTGCAACTAAACTATATTGAACTAATTTAGACTTCACTAGCATAGTTGCACAGAGGAAACCATTGGATAACCTATTCGGTTCTGTTATACTCTAATTGTGCTTATTTGTCTCTTAGTTTTTAAATCGTACAAagattaaatttgattttatagTAAAACCAAGTCcatcttttatataaaaatacgGATCTCCACAAATTGATTGTTACATTTGCATTGGCCACCCATTACGTCTCGGGTCCAATGCCTTAGCCCTTTTTGGCTCTCGTGCAAAATTACTCCATCATCACGCATTGTGCATCGGGAGTGATCCTCCACTACTCGTTGTGTTGCGGCTCTACATATTGGATCAATAAAAATTGACAACAATTTTTGGTTCCAATTATATTGCGATAATGTATCTCTTTTCTCCATAGTTCGTCAACTACATCAGCTTACATGAAATGGACAACCGTCCACATGTAGAAGGTGTCATGGAAGCGGAGGGAAGTGAGCAAGTGGACGCTCTTTTGGAGAGTGA is part of the Oryza glaberrima chromosome 12, OglaRS2, whole genome shotgun sequence genome and harbors:
- the LOC127757043 gene encoding UNC93-like protein 3 isoform X2, with protein sequence MDARGGHHRDEEEEAAAAPLLAGAAPLGYSGHRRSHAGDLHVLSAAFLFVFSAYCAAQNLESSVNTEGDLGTVSMGILYTSFTLFSVAASPVVTWLGSKRALVVGTSGYVIFILANLVPTWYTMVPASLYLGFTASIIWVGQGTYLTSAALSHARDNNLPEGQTLGNFNGEFWGMFASTQVIGNLISLALLRDGKDGGSVTGKSLLFVVFLGCMIVGIILMCLLSKRDEKGNNAPTHSSFGAMMKYIVAPLKDRRMILIIPLIAYSGLQQAFVWAVFTKNIVTPVLGISGVGGAMAIYGAADVVCSLVAGRLTSGLHSATSIVSVGAILQAVVLFWLLLFYSPMGGLLGAAVPLFIGALWGVGDGVLNTQLSALLGLLFEDVKEAAFAQLKVWQSGAIAVIFFLSPNITLQAMLILMATALIISFGAFLLLTLVVEKPSTVRS
- the LOC127757043 gene encoding UNC93-like protein 3 isoform X1; protein product: MEDGHAPAGAELAVALDEEEEEAAPLVSGGRGAAAAARAATSQTRDLHLLSSAFLFVFLAYHAAQNLQSTVNTDENLGSVSLGLLYTSFTAFSVVGSPVVRRMGSRRALVLGTSGYLLFIAANLVPSWYTMVPASLYLGFTASIIWVGQGTYLTSAALSHARDNNLPEGQTLGNFNGEFWGMFASTQVIGNLISLALLRDGKDGGSVTGKSLLFVVFLGCMIVGIILMCLLSKRDEKGNNAPTHSSFGAMMKYIVAPLKDRRMILIIPLIAYSGLQQAFVWAVFTKNIVTPVLGISGVGGAMAIYGAADVVCSLVAGRLTSGLHSATSIVSVGAILQAVVLFWLLLFYSPMGGLLGAAVPLFIGALWGVGDGVLNTQLSALLGLLFEDVKEAAFAQLKVWQSGAIAVIFFLSPNITLQAMLILMATALIISFGAFLLLTLVVEKPSTVRS